Proteins co-encoded in one Natronorubrum daqingense genomic window:
- a CDS encoding PadR family transcriptional regulator: MYDLTGFQRDLLYVIAGEEEPHGLAIKEELEQYYEKEIHHGRLYPNLDTLVDKGLVEKGRRDRRTNFYTLTRRGRRELEARRDWEGQYVEL; the protein is encoded by the coding sequence ATGTACGACCTGACAGGATTTCAGCGTGACTTGCTGTACGTCATCGCTGGCGAGGAGGAACCCCACGGACTGGCAATTAAAGAAGAACTCGAGCAGTATTACGAGAAGGAGATCCATCACGGTCGATTATATCCGAATCTCGACACGCTCGTCGACAAGGGCCTCGTAGAGAAAGGCCGGCGTGATCGACGAACGAACTTCTACACGCTCACTCGACGCGGCCGGCGCGAACTCGAGGCGCGTCGTGACTGGGAAGGACAGTACGTCGAACTATAG
- a CDS encoding MgtC/SapB family protein: protein MNEVTLQLVEAPLEETVVRLALAGALGMFLGLEREWSQKSAGIRTFSLISLLGAVFTLLATETQLGEGLLVLGGILVIVQGIMLAIQGLLSEENAGLSLTTSVSMLVAYGVGALVAADFVVEAVAVAVLSSLLLVLKRELHEFAWGLSREEMRSTTEFAILAFVVYPLLPAEWTPEIAGLTIPLEPQVIWLMVVAVAGIGIVNYAIVSTYGGRGIAVTGFFGGLASSTAVVGTMLDHVRQRPDAASYAVAAILLANAAMASRNLAIAVGFTMGGETAILFESIIPLGAVIVLAFAIAAMTADWRESGPIELESPFSLKNSLAFGAVFLVVLVFGSLAETWFGTLGFYATAVASGFVSSAGATTSAVVLYRGGQLGATEATIAILLATVSSIVVKALLAATSTNTNFRRQVATYSGMLLLGGALASLVIVV from the coding sequence GTGAACGAGGTGACGTTACAACTCGTCGAAGCGCCACTCGAGGAGACAGTCGTTCGGCTGGCGCTCGCCGGCGCACTCGGTATGTTCCTCGGCTTGGAGCGAGAGTGGTCTCAGAAATCGGCGGGTATTCGCACGTTCTCACTCATTAGCTTGCTCGGAGCAGTCTTTACGCTGCTCGCGACGGAGACACAACTCGGTGAAGGGTTGCTCGTCCTCGGAGGCATCCTCGTCATCGTCCAGGGAATCATGCTCGCAATTCAGGGGCTACTGAGCGAGGAAAACGCCGGGTTGTCACTCACGACGTCGGTCTCGATGCTCGTCGCGTACGGAGTTGGTGCACTGGTCGCAGCCGACTTCGTCGTCGAAGCCGTCGCCGTCGCCGTCCTCTCGTCGCTGTTGCTCGTGCTCAAACGAGAACTCCACGAGTTCGCGTGGGGGCTCTCCAGAGAGGAAATGCGCTCGACGACCGAGTTCGCTATTTTGGCGTTCGTCGTCTATCCGCTCCTCCCGGCGGAGTGGACGCCCGAAATCGCCGGTCTCACGATTCCACTCGAGCCACAGGTCATCTGGCTCATGGTCGTCGCAGTCGCCGGGATCGGTATCGTCAACTACGCGATCGTCTCGACGTACGGCGGCCGTGGAATCGCTGTCACGGGGTTTTTCGGCGGGTTAGCGTCCTCGACGGCAGTCGTCGGGACGATGCTCGATCACGTCCGACAGCGCCCCGATGCCGCGTCGTACGCTGTCGCAGCGATTCTCCTCGCGAACGCGGCGATGGCGTCGCGTAATCTCGCTATCGCCGTGGGATTTACGATGGGCGGTGAGACGGCGATCCTGTTCGAGTCAATTATTCCGCTCGGTGCAGTTATCGTGCTCGCGTTCGCCATCGCCGCGATGACTGCAGACTGGCGTGAATCCGGTCCGATCGAACTCGAGAGTCCGTTCTCGCTGAAGAACTCGCTCGCGTTCGGTGCCGTCTTCCTCGTGGTGCTCGTCTTCGGTTCGCTGGCCGAAACCTGGTTCGGCACGCTTGGGTTCTACGCAACTGCCGTCGCGAGCGGGTTCGTCTCGAGTGCCGGAGCGACCACCTCGGCGGTCGTCCTCTATCGTGGTGGCCAACTCGGGGCGACCGAAGCGACGATCGCTATCCTCCTCGCCACGGTCTCGAGTATCGTCGTCAAGGCGCTACTCGCAGCGACGTCGACGAACACGAACTTTCGTAGGCAGGTGGCAACCTACAGCGGGATGCTCTTACTGGGGGGTGCGCTCGCGTCTCTCGTAATCGTTGTTTGA